The Brachyspira hyodysenteriae ATCC 27164 genome includes a window with the following:
- a CDS encoding methyl-accepting chemotaxis protein, whose protein sequence is MLKKLNLNIKISLVILLPLIIMLIISNIVNIIYVRKSTIKLIYSVLDNKAKYEVVMLKSFMYKDAEHIMGLANTLSGFYNDNILDRNFYEKTSYNFLNNLPNRVNGLLIAFEPNIIGNDNDYINSEKYGVSGGRFNYYLSRDNDTIKGNYFDNKIFQEKHYTETLKSGELYITDVYSSPLHNNAMIYTWSVPIKSGNRTIGVISIDVLIESIYDILENIKLFKGTTTTLFDNSGFIVYDSDKKEYIFKELHDIYPYYRVHNVFENIINGKNVLFQNFSGTLKKYYTYSFTPMEITKNKYWGLKVTAPDDEVLRESNIIRNVMISISLMIIIIISIIVPIIIKTKVSNLIKVLANDITSMSQGDLTVEIPKGFEKRYDEWGDIARGWTKAMYNFNNIINTVKHSAEQVSTAANQVLVGNNDLSQRTETQASSLEETAASMNEMASAIKESAESVSQSTSMVSDAKESLNKAGVIIEDSVNKMNDVYEASAKIMDITKLIEGIAFQTNILALNASVEAARAGDQGRGFAVVASEVRNLAQNTQESVKSITSLITDSNDKIKLAASSVQESQTIFNEILEKMDRDSSIMDRINIAAQEQEKGIDQVNAAISNMDASVQKNAALVSEAASASESLLGEANDLLKAIAYFNLKND, encoded by the coding sequence ATGTTAAAAAAATTAAATTTAAATATAAAAATTAGTTTAGTTATATTATTGCCTTTAATAATAATGCTTATAATATCAAATATTGTCAATATTATCTATGTAAGAAAATCAACTATAAAACTTATATATAGTGTACTTGACAATAAAGCTAAATATGAAGTAGTGATGTTAAAGTCTTTTATGTATAAAGATGCTGAACATATAATGGGTTTAGCTAATACTTTATCTGGATTTTATAATGATAATATTTTAGATAGAAATTTTTATGAAAAAACATCATACAATTTTTTGAATAATTTACCTAATAGAGTAAATGGATTATTAATAGCATTCGAACCTAATATAATTGGAAATGATAATGATTATATAAACTCTGAGAAATATGGTGTTTCAGGCGGACGATTCAATTATTATTTATCAAGAGATAATGATACTATTAAAGGTAATTATTTTGATAATAAAATATTTCAGGAAAAGCATTATACAGAAACTTTAAAAAGCGGAGAATTATATATTACAGATGTATATAGTTCTCCTTTGCATAATAATGCTATGATTTATACTTGGTCTGTACCGATAAAATCAGGAAATAGAACTATAGGTGTAATTTCTATAGATGTTCTTATAGAATCTATTTACGATATATTAGAAAATATAAAATTATTTAAAGGTACAACAACAACACTTTTTGATAATTCTGGATTTATTGTTTATGATAGTGATAAAAAAGAATATATATTTAAAGAACTTCATGATATATATCCTTATTATAGGGTTCACAATGTATTTGAAAATATTATAAATGGAAAGAATGTATTATTCCAAAATTTCAGCGGTACATTGAAAAAATATTATACATATTCATTTACTCCTATGGAAATAACAAAAAATAAATATTGGGGATTAAAAGTAACAGCTCCTGATGATGAAGTATTAAGAGAAAGTAATATTATAAGAAATGTTATGATTTCAATATCTTTAATGATAATTATTATAATTTCTATAATAGTTCCTATAATAATTAAAACAAAAGTATCAAATTTAATAAAGGTTTTAGCTAATGATATTACTTCTATGTCTCAAGGAGATTTAACTGTTGAGATACCTAAGGGATTTGAAAAAAGATATGATGAATGGGGAGATATAGCAAGAGGCTGGACTAAAGCTATGTATAACTTTAATAATATAATAAATACGGTAAAGCATTCAGCAGAGCAAGTTTCTACAGCAGCAAATCAAGTTTTAGTAGGAAATAATGACTTATCCCAGAGAACAGAAACTCAAGCTTCTAGTTTGGAAGAAACAGCAGCATCTATGAATGAGATGGCTAGTGCCATAAAGGAATCTGCAGAAAGTGTTTCTCAAAGTACTTCTATGGTATCAGATGCCAAAGAATCTTTGAATAAGGCTGGAGTAATAATTGAAGATAGCGTAAACAAAATGAATGATGTATATGAAGCTAGCGCTAAAATAATGGATATTACCAAACTTATAGAAGGAATAGCTTTTCAAACTAATATACTTGCACTTAATGCTTCAGTAGAGGCAGCTCGTGCTGGAGATCAGGGACGAGGTTTTGCTGTAGTAGCTAGTGAGGTAAGAAATTTAGCACAGAATACTCAGGAATCAGTAAAGAGTATTACTTCATTAATTACAGATAGTAATGATAAGATAAAATTAGCTGCAAGCAGTGTACAGGAATCTCAAACTATATTCAATGAAATATTAGAAAAAATGGATAGAGATTCATCTATAATGGATAGAATTAATATTGCAGCTCAGGAACAGGAAAAAGGTATTGATCAAGTTAATGCAGCTATCAGTAATATGGATGCTTCTGTTCAGAAAAATGCTGCTTTAGTATCTGAAGCTGCTTCAGCTTCAGAGTCTTTATTAGGCGAGGCTAATGATTTATTAAAAGCTATAGCATATTTTAATTTAAAAAATGATTAA
- a CDS encoding AAA family ATPase, whose translation MKRYLTIKNFRNINPVIVGKEAEYNSEKKEDEVKYGRLYLNGDIEQGALISIIGANGTGKSNILSAIEKSFKGGINGRKDNPKIDGFIGCKPELEIFIEADSGLVYKGKCKTIRIKKTGYSEKDEYKDKLVWELEENKINADIILSKNYLLKILDYIYNATNNVSSKYGSSIYFVYEYNYKYDNKSKTEYAYEDILNYTVSKIMDIISKYKENENIDKLKLLISLLDDESYEQNKNTGYREFNIDENQINKNDVKYLLEILAEIESVNINVYVHRENIKNSELTVGCYASNGHYHDKTRNIITQSHFLRSLFKAADNMEMYNNLIKNYTNILSDVAFAKQTENEINKLFDNTVSKKFNELYKSNNEYKFKIALDEYFIKIYFETKNGITNLENESEGFNWFFSLFFNTINPNELKKGDIIIIDEPEQHLSVPLIKELRKFLKEFAKDNGVTIITSTQIPYFADIHYLDELKIVEPKQDGIGVKIENDFSATYGKVDTLEKIINAFGVKHIDIMRDTKIVYVEGITDYNYLTAFKLLMEHIENREINTAFMPINGVGRPNDERKKNDIIDSLCKLSDKPILLIDSDISADQFTELAEGTNLRITQLEDISSNFVTIEDLFDDNDKQIHKIDKNNKDALDSALFKNNIIDYYEKKLISQSTIDNFFKVIREID comes from the coding sequence ATGAAAAGATATTTAACAATTAAAAACTTTAGAAACATTAATCCTGTAATTGTAGGCAAGGAGGCAGAATATAATTCAGAAAAGAAAGAAGATGAAGTAAAATACGGCAGATTATATCTTAATGGTGATATAGAGCAAGGAGCATTAATAAGCATAATAGGAGCAAACGGCACTGGTAAAAGTAATATACTATCAGCAATAGAAAAATCATTTAAAGGTGGCATAAACGGTAGAAAAGATAATCCTAAAATAGATGGTTTTATAGGGTGTAAACCAGAGTTAGAAATATTTATTGAAGCAGACAGCGGACTTGTATATAAAGGCAAATGTAAAACTATTAGGATAAAAAAAACTGGATATAGCGAAAAAGATGAATATAAAGATAAACTTGTATGGGAATTAGAAGAAAATAAAATTAATGCAGATATTATTTTAAGTAAAAATTATTTATTAAAAATACTGGATTATATATATAATGCTACAAATAATGTTAGTTCAAAATACGGCAGCAGTATATACTTTGTTTATGAATATAATTATAAATATGATAATAAATCAAAGACAGAATATGCTTATGAAGATATATTAAATTATACCGTATCAAAAATAATGGATATAATTTCTAAATATAAAGAAAATGAAAATATAGATAAATTAAAATTATTAATAAGTTTGCTTGATGATGAATCTTATGAACAAAATAAAAATACTGGGTATCGTGAATTCAATATTGATGAAAATCAGATTAATAAAAATGATGTAAAATACCTATTAGAAATTTTAGCAGAAATCGAGTCTGTAAATATAAATGTATATGTTCATAGAGAAAATATAAAAAACAGCGAACTTACTGTAGGATGTTATGCTAGTAATGGACATTATCATGATAAAACCAGAAATATTATAACCCAATCGCATTTTTTGCGTTCATTATTCAAAGCCGCAGATAATATGGAGATGTATAATAATTTAATAAAAAACTATACTAATATATTATCTGATGTTGCTTTTGCCAAACAGACAGAAAATGAAATAAATAAACTTTTTGACAATACTGTATCAAAGAAATTCAATGAACTATATAAATCAAATAATGAATATAAATTTAAAATAGCATTGGACGAATACTTTATAAAAATATATTTTGAAACTAAAAATGGTATTACAAATTTAGAAAATGAATCAGAAGGCTTTAATTGGTTTTTCAGTTTATTTTTCAATACAATAAATCCTAATGAATTAAAGAAAGGTGATATAATAATAATTGATGAGCCTGAACAGCATTTATCAGTCCCTTTAATAAAAGAATTAAGAAAATTTTTGAAAGAGTTTGCAAAAGATAATGGTGTTACTATAATCACATCTACTCAGATTCCTTATTTTGCAGATATTCATTATTTAGATGAATTAAAAATAGTAGAGCCAAAACAAGACGGAATAGGAGTAAAAATAGAAAATGACTTCTCTGCTACTTATGGTAAAGTGGATACATTAGAAAAAATTATAAATGCATTTGGTGTTAAGCATATAGATATTATGAGAGATACCAAAATAGTATATGTTGAAGGTATTACAGATTATAATTATCTTACAGCTTTTAAATTGTTAATGGAGCATATAGAAAATAGAGAAATAAACACAGCATTCATGCCTATTAATGGCGTTGGAAGACCTAATGATGAAAGAAAGAAAAATGATATAATAGATTCATTATGTAAACTTTCTGATAAGCCTATACTATTAATTGACAGCGATATTTCAGCAGATCAATTTACAGAGTTAGCAGAAGGAACAAATTTAAGAATAACTCAGCTTGAAGATATAAGTTCTAATTTTGTTACAATAGAAGATTTATTCGATGATAATGATAAACAAATTCATAAAATAGATAAAAATAATAAAGATGCCCTAGATTCTGCTTTGTTTAAAAATAATATAATAGACTATTATGAAAAAAAGCTTATATCTCAGTCAACTATTGATAATTTCTTCAAGGTTATTAGAGAAATAGATTAA
- a CDS encoding helix-turn-helix transcriptional regulator codes for MENKLLREKIRDLDLRISDLAEYLKISRPTLYKYIDMYEEGNRSTIDTKILNLFDYIQNTKNIGSNNVIYYIMNNIVENINTSNTEEDKRMKIKSLLKTENKTKEDFIYMLTEDNFFDPILDYLMKCKKLSTDPDKKLSEEDYEFISPLMSLYKSQGFRMRLSNKDK; via the coding sequence ATGGAAAACAAATTATTAAGAGAAAAAATAAGAGATTTAGATTTGAGAATATCTGATCTGGCAGAATATCTTAAAATATCAAGGCCTACTTTATATAAATATATAGATATGTACGAAGAGGGCAACAGAAGTACAATAGACACAAAAATATTAAATCTATTTGATTATATACAAAACACTAAAAACATAGGAAGTAATAATGTTATTTATTATATAATGAATAATATCGTTGAGAACATCAATACAAGTAATACTGAGGAGGATAAAAGGATGAAGATAAAATCATTATTAAAAACAGAAAATAAAACAAAAGAGGATTTTATATATATGCTTACAGAAGATAATTTTTTTGATCCTATATTAGATTATTTGATGAAATGCAAAAAACTTTCTACTGATCCGGACAAAAAATTATCTGAAGAAGATTATGAATTTATATCTCCGCTTATGAGTTTATATAAATCTCAAGGTTTTAGAATGAGATTATCAAATAAAGATAAGTAA
- a CDS encoding rhodanese-like domain-containing protein — translation MKRNLFIIIALLLTTIVCNAQTAKTNEAVYELDNVKVVNKNGLALNDFISSWKADPNIILVDVRTPQEIKETGTIKGAMNIDYRAKGYSKKILSLDKTKKYFFYCKSGGRSGKTVQYLLDNGFKNVNYLKDAGYSELNAALKK, via the coding sequence ATGAAAAGGAATCTTTTTATTATTATCGCATTATTATTAACAACAATAGTATGTAATGCACAAACAGCAAAAACTAATGAGGCTGTATACGAACTTGACAATGTAAAAGTTGTTAATAAAAACGGCCTAGCTCTTAATGATTTTATATCATCATGGAAAGCTGATCCTAATATAATATTAGTTGATGTCAGAACACCTCAGGAAATTAAAGAAACAGGAACTATAAAAGGTGCTATGAATATTGACTATAGAGCTAAAGGCTACAGCAAAAAAATATTATCATTAGATAAAACTAAAAAATATTTCTTCTATTGTAAGAGCGGCGGACGTTCAGGAAAAACAGTTCAGTATTTGCTTGATAATGGATTTAAAAATGTAAACTATCTTAAAGATGCAGGATATAGTGAATTAAATGCTGCTTTAAAAAAATAA
- a CDS encoding MATE family efflux transporter, producing the protein MSNEAVLNNNSKSNDLANKPVGKLLFQLALPAIAAQIINVLYNVVDRMYIGHIPDIGAMALTGVGVTMPVIMAVSAFAYLISMGGSPRASIMMGKQDYDKAEEIVGNCAMTLIIISITLTIILLLFSKPLLMVFGASENTIIYALRYLRIYSMGTIFVQLALGLNAFITAQGKAKTSMFTVLIGAVTNIILDPIFIFVFDMDVRGAALATIISQAISCIWILSFMTSKRTILKLKLKNFKISPNIILPCLALGFSPFIMQFTESILFVSFNTSLLKYGGDLAVGAMTILSSIMQFSFLPIMGLTQGAQPIISYNYGANNLNRVKSAFKILLISCLSFSFLMWFISEFFPYLFVRIFTSDEELINYAIWALKIYMAASLIFGAQTACQQTFVALGNAKISAFLAILRKVILLIPLIFILPIFMENKVMSVLLAEPIADFLAVCTTVTLFTISFKRLLKSSSL; encoded by the coding sequence ATGAGTAATGAAGCAGTTCTAAATAATAATTCAAAATCAAATGATCTTGCTAATAAACCTGTAGGAAAATTGCTTTTTCAATTAGCACTTCCTGCCATAGCAGCTCAAATAATAAATGTGCTATATAATGTTGTAGACAGAATGTATATAGGACATATTCCTGATATAGGGGCAATGGCTTTAACAGGTGTAGGAGTAACGATGCCTGTTATAATGGCTGTATCTGCATTTGCATATCTTATCAGTATGGGAGGTTCTCCACGTGCTTCTATTATGATGGGAAAGCAGGATTATGATAAAGCAGAAGAAATAGTCGGTAACTGTGCTATGACATTGATAATTATTTCAATAACTTTAACTATAATATTATTATTATTTTCAAAGCCTCTCCTTATGGTTTTTGGTGCGAGTGAAAATACTATCATATATGCATTAAGATATTTAAGAATATATTCTATGGGTACTATATTTGTTCAATTAGCTTTAGGACTCAATGCTTTTATCACTGCTCAGGGAAAAGCAAAAACAAGTATGTTTACAGTTTTAATAGGGGCAGTTACCAATATAATATTAGATCCTATATTTATATTTGTATTTGATATGGATGTTAGAGGAGCAGCACTTGCCACTATTATATCTCAGGCTATATCATGTATATGGATACTTTCTTTTATGACATCTAAGAGAACGATATTAAAATTGAAATTAAAAAATTTCAAAATATCTCCTAATATAATACTGCCATGCTTAGCTTTAGGGTTTTCTCCGTTTATAATGCAGTTTACAGAAAGTATTTTATTTGTATCTTTCAATACTTCGCTTTTAAAATATGGCGGTGATTTAGCTGTTGGTGCTATGACAATATTAAGCAGTATTATGCAATTTTCTTTTCTTCCGATAATGGGACTTACTCAAGGAGCTCAGCCTATTATAAGTTATAATTACGGAGCAAATAATTTAAATAGGGTTAAGTCAGCTTTTAAAATACTTTTAATAAGCTGTCTTTCATTTTCTTTTTTAATGTGGTTTATATCAGAATTTTTTCCTTATCTTTTCGTTAGAATATTTACAAGCGATGAGGAATTAATTAATTATGCTATTTGGGCTTTAAAAATATATATGGCAGCTTCACTAATATTTGGGGCGCAAACTGCATGCCAGCAAACATTTGTCGCTTTGGGAAATGCTAAAATATCCGCATTCTTAGCTATATTAAGAAAAGTAATATTATTGATACCGCTTATATTTATATTGCCTATATTTATGGAAAATAAAGTAATGTCAGTACTTTTAGCAGAGCCTATAGCTGATTTTTTGGCTGTTTGTACAACTGTAACATTATTCACTATTTCATTCAAAAGATTACTTAAAAGCAGTTCTTTATAA
- a CDS encoding methyl-accepting chemotaxis protein: protein MVKKFSLQIKISLAILVPLLIMLIISNSINIVYVKSASKNLSHRVLEESSKGEAAQLLSYMNEDLYSLVGLERVIRGLYNDGTLSRPFYERLLYSFFDELPQKVNGLLIAFEPNMIGNDADYTNSEKYGPANGRFNYYLSRNNNFKIQASYFDMKIFQNESYTKALSTGETYISDVYKSPVNDKDLFYTWSLPIKVSNKVIGVICLEVFANSLYDSLSKIKPFEGTTITLFDNAGTIVYDSDKADYISKTLDEIYPYYNKHNVFNKIISGENLLFENFSGTLKKFYTYSFTPVEISKGKYWGLKITAPNDVILRESNIIKNIMFIISALIVIISAVIVPFIIKRKVTKLIGYTARDITKISNGDISFHISKDFLQLNDEWGDIARGLENTLKNLGNVVSTVKKSAEQVSNAANEVLVGNNDLSQRTETQASSLEETAASMNQMASAIKESAEGVSQSTSMVMDVKECVNKAGVIIEDSVNKMDAVYESSSKIMDITKLIEGIAFQTNILALNASVEAARAGDQGRGFAVVASEVRNLAQNTQESVKNITSLITDSNNKIKLAASSVQESQTIFNEILEKMDNVSNIMDKINTASQEQEKGIDQVNMAIDNMDSSVQKNASLVSEATSASESLLSEANDLIKAIEYFKLKS, encoded by the coding sequence ATGGTTAAGAAATTTAGTCTTCAAATAAAAATTAGTTTGGCTATATTAGTTCCTTTACTAATTATGCTTATTATTTCAAATTCTATAAATATTGTATATGTAAAATCTGCCAGTAAGAATTTATCACACAGAGTATTAGAAGAGAGCTCAAAAGGAGAAGCTGCTCAATTATTATCATATATGAATGAGGATTTATATTCTCTTGTTGGATTAGAAAGGGTTATAAGAGGATTATATAATGATGGTACCTTAAGCAGACCATTTTATGAAAGACTTTTATATAGTTTTTTTGATGAACTTCCTCAAAAAGTTAATGGCTTGCTTATAGCATTTGAGCCTAATATGATAGGCAATGATGCAGATTATACTAATTCAGAAAAATATGGTCCTGCAAATGGACGTTTTAATTATTATTTATCAAGAAACAACAACTTTAAAATTCAAGCTTCATATTTTGATATGAAGATTTTTCAAAATGAGTCATATACAAAAGCTTTAAGTACAGGAGAAACATATATATCCGATGTATATAAATCACCTGTTAATGATAAAGATTTATTCTATACTTGGTCTTTGCCAATAAAAGTGTCAAATAAAGTAATAGGTGTAATATGTTTGGAAGTATTTGCGAATTCTCTTTATGATTCATTATCTAAAATAAAACCTTTTGAAGGAACAACAATTACATTATTTGATAATGCAGGAACTATAGTATATGATAGTGATAAAGCCGATTATATATCTAAAACACTTGATGAAATATACCCATACTACAATAAACATAATGTATTCAATAAAATAATAAGCGGAGAAAATTTACTATTTGAGAATTTCAGCGGAACATTAAAAAAATTCTACACTTATTCATTTACTCCAGTAGAAATATCAAAAGGAAAATATTGGGGATTAAAAATAACTGCTCCTAATGATGTTATATTGAGAGAGTCAAATATAATAAAAAATATAATGTTTATAATATCAGCATTAATAGTTATAATAAGTGCTGTAATAGTTCCTTTTATAATAAAGAGAAAAGTAACAAAATTAATAGGATATACAGCTAGAGATATTACTAAAATATCTAACGGCGATATATCTTTTCATATTTCAAAGGACTTTTTACAATTGAATGATGAATGGGGTGATATTGCAAGAGGATTAGAAAACACCTTAAAAAATTTAGGAAATGTAGTTTCTACTGTAAAAAAATCAGCAGAACAAGTTTCAAATGCAGCAAATGAAGTTTTAGTAGGAAATAATGATTTATCTCAGAGAACAGAAACTCAGGCTTCTAGTTTGGAAGAAACTGCAGCATCTATGAATCAAATGGCTAGTGCTATAAAAGAATCAGCTGAAGGTGTATCGCAAAGTACATCTATGGTAATGGATGTAAAAGAATGCGTAAATAAAGCTGGTGTTATAATAGAAGATAGTGTAAACAAAATGGATGCTGTTTATGAATCAAGCTCTAAAATAATGGATATTACCAAACTTATAGAAGGAATAGCTTTTCAAACTAATATACTTGCACTTAATGCTTCAGTAGAGGCGGCTCGTGCTGGAGATCAGGGACGAGGTTTTGCTGTAGTAGCTAGTGAAGTAAGAAATTTGGCACAGAATACTCAGGAATCAGTAAAAAATATTACTTCTTTGATAACAGACAGTAATAATAAGATAAAATTAGCGGCAAGCAGTGTACAAGAATCACAGACTATATTCAATGAAATATTAGAAAAGATGGATAATGTTTCCAATATAATGGATAAGATTAATACTGCATCACAGGAACAAGAAAAAGGTATTGATCAAGTTAATATGGCTATTGATAATATGGATTCATCTGTACAGAAAAATGCTTCTTTAGTGTCAGAGGCTACTTCTGCTTCTGAATCTCTTCTCAGTGAGGCTAATGATTTAATTAAAGCTATAGAATATTTTAAGCTGAAATCTTAA
- a CDS encoding bifunctional metallophosphatase/5'-nucleotidase — translation MKNLYILIISILILSCSNKANDQKVFTIVHMNDTHSKDKEFITVSKEDGSTNRYGGAARRKTFIDNVKKENENVIVMHAGDTITGSVFSIVYQGMDETELMNDIGVNVSTLGNHEFDFGIEQLNNIMSNRNFPTIACNVKVKATGENYVPPYIITNIKGVHVAIIGVLQSEKMNIIQGLDYIDIEEEVSSLKKLLEEIPLNTTNDITILLSHAGFDTDKRIAQEIPDTFNIIIGGHTHTLLKNPVIIGKTTIVQAGQYGEYIGTIDVIFKNGKYAYPKYTLTRLDENIKEDETILAKIEEMQLEVDKEFNIEIAKLPYELTDENVRNKSTALGNFVSDIVASSQNGIDIALINSGSLRGQLPSGKVTLGNMYEFFPFDNLIILTTLNGKDLKNILELSASRKGEGAFLQVSKDCIINFDSNGKLLESSIKGRTINDNEKYVVAVADYIFNGGEKYIDESGKPLFQYGENVIHTGLDIRDLIIKTLKEYKNVPENAIDNTERIIFK, via the coding sequence ATGAAAAACTTATATATATTAATTATTTCAATTTTAATTTTATCATGTTCTAATAAAGCTAACGATCAAAAAGTATTTACAATAGTTCATATGAATGATACGCATTCAAAAGATAAAGAATTTATTACTGTATCAAAAGAAGATGGAAGTACAAACAGATACGGCGGTGCTGCCAGAAGAAAAACTTTTATTGACAATGTAAAAAAAGAAAATGAAAATGTCATAGTAATGCATGCAGGAGATACTATTACAGGAAGCGTATTTTCTATAGTTTATCAGGGTATGGATGAAACAGAACTTATGAATGATATTGGAGTTAATGTATCAACATTAGGCAATCATGAATTTGATTTTGGAATAGAACAATTAAATAATATTATGAGTAATAGAAATTTCCCTACAATAGCCTGCAATGTTAAAGTAAAAGCAACAGGAGAAAATTATGTTCCGCCATATATAATAACAAATATTAAAGGCGTACATGTTGCTATAATAGGTGTTTTGCAAAGCGAAAAAATGAATATAATTCAGGGACTTGATTATATAGATATAGAAGAAGAAGTATCATCTTTAAAAAAACTTTTAGAAGAAATACCATTAAATACCACAAATGATATAACAATTTTATTAAGTCATGCAGGATTTGATACTGATAAAAGAATAGCACAGGAAATACCAGATACTTTTAATATTATAATAGGAGGACATACTCATACTCTATTAAAGAACCCTGTTATTATAGGAAAAACAACAATAGTTCAGGCAGGACAATATGGAGAGTATATAGGCACTATTGATGTAATATTCAAAAATGGTAAATATGCTTATCCTAAATATACACTTACTAGATTAGATGAAAATATAAAGGAAGATGAAACTATATTGGCAAAAATAGAAGAAATGCAGCTTGAAGTTGATAAAGAGTTTAATATTGAAATAGCAAAACTTCCTTATGAATTAACTGATGAAAATGTTAGAAATAAATCCACTGCTTTAGGAAATTTTGTTTCTGATATAGTAGCTTCATCTCAAAATGGTATTGATATAGCATTAATAAATTCAGGTTCTTTGAGAGGACAGCTTCCAAGCGGAAAAGTAACATTAGGAAATATGTATGAGTTTTTCCCATTCGATAATTTAATAATACTTACAACTTTAAACGGAAAAGATTTAAAAAATATATTAGAATTATCAGCCTCAAGAAAAGGAGAAGGTGCATTTTTACAAGTTTCAAAAGACTGCATTATTAATTTTGACAGTAATGGAAAACTTTTAGAATCATCTATAAAAGGAAGAACTATAAATGACAATGAAAAATATGTGGTTGCTGTTGCTGACTATATATTTAACGGAGGCGAAAAATATATCGATGAAAGCGGAAAGCCTTTATTTCAATATGGTGAAAATGTTATACATACAGGACTCGATATAAGAGATTTAATAATAAAAACTTTAAAAGAATATAAAAATGTTCCTGAAAATGCTATTGACAATACAGAACGTATAATATTTAAATGA